Below is a window of Humulus lupulus chromosome 2, drHumLupu1.1, whole genome shotgun sequence DNA.
GTGTAGTGCAATATCTTAACAACCTAAGaattgaaaagagattttagaGACAAAGGCATATTTTGATACTGTTGTTCAGAGTAAAGTATAAATTGTTTGGCttatggccatggggatgaaatgAAGCATAACTGACTGAGATGGGCCAGGAGGTGTAGAAATATTAGATAGgcatatgctttttttttttcttaagagtATGTTGTACAACTAAGTTTAGGTTGTAATGAACAACTAagtttatgttgtaattttttccttatttttagtTGTCTATACCTTTGTATTCAGTCTATATATAGGTCATTCTATTCATCAATAAAATCAGATTAGAAGTATTATTCACACAAAAATTACAtagtatctttttttttttttttgaaaaagagaaaaaatacaTGGCATCAAAGCATTGGTagtccaaaaatttgaaaatctTTCAGCCATTTTCAATTTGCTGATGACACTATATTTTTTGTTAATGATGTGGAATCCCTCCAAGTCCTACTCGATATTCTTAAGGCTTTTTCAGCCAATTCTAGTTGGAAGTTTAACTTGCAGAAGTGTCAACTGCTGGGTATTAATGTGTGGGAGGAGGTTGTGAACTCTTGCGCCTCGGTGATTGGTTGTGAGGTAGGAAAGTGGCCTAGGAAATATTTAGGTCTTCCGTTGTGAGATAATCTGAGGATTAAGACTTTTTGGGAGCCAATTTTGGCTAAGTGTGCTAAAAGGTTGGCTAGGTGGAAGTGTGTTTTTCTTTCTAGAGGGGGGCGACTTACCTTGATTCAATCAGTGCTTTCATCACTTCCAGTGTATTACTTGTGGGAAGGAGCTGATCTTTCGGATTCCGAGCATCTGGTAGCCTGGAATGTTGTTTGTAAACCTTTATTTCATGGAGGTCTTGGGATTGAAAAGTTAGAAGAGAGGAATAAAACTTTCTTTCTGAAGTGGTTGTGGAGATTCCCGTTGGAGCGTAATTCTCTGTGGCACAAGGTGGTGATGAGTCGTTATGGGCGGGCTGAAAATCTTTGGGATACAAAAGTAGTGGAGAGACTTTCTGCGAAGGGTTTGTGGAAGGATATTTCTTCCCTTTATAGCGAGTATTTGGGATTGGTTTATTTTAAAGTGGGGTGAGGTGATTCAATGAGGTTTTGGGAGGATGTTTGGATTGAAGGGCAAGCCCTGAAGGGTCGGTTTCCAGACTTAGCAGTTATTTCCCAAGCTAAAAACGTTTTGATAGTTGAGTTGGGTGTTATTAGGGAGGTGAGAGTAGGAATGGATTGAGATTTGCGCTTCAAAAGATCTCTTTTTGATAGAGAAGTGCCTTCTTTGGTTGAACTGTTAAGGATTCTAGAGTTTGTTAATTTGCCAGTGAGTCAAACCTCAATTCATTCATAAGCATTTTGATCAACATTCCTTCACAAATACCTAATGCCAAAGCACGATATTCTAACTCTGCACTACTCCTTGAGACTACAAACTTCTTTTTGCTGCGCCACGTGACTAAATTACCCCATACATAGGTGCAATAACCTCTAGATAATTGTTGGTCAGTTAGCTCTCCAGTCCAACTAGAATTGGTGTAAACTTCCAAGTCTCGGTTGTTGTGTTTTCTGAAGTGCAAATCGAGACCCGGTGTCATTTTCAGATGCCTTAGAATATGATACATTGCTTCCAAGTGCTCCTCACAAGGACTATGCATATGTTGACTCACAACGCTGACAGGGAAGACGATATCAGGTCTAGTATGAGAGAGAGATTAATTGTCCTACTAATCTTTGATAAATCCCCCTCTCTATTGGAGTTAAATCCTCTCTTTGGTTATCTTTTAAGTTTGGATCCATTGAAATGTCAACCAACTTGCTCCCAATCATTCCAGTTTACTTTAGAAGATCTAGGATATACTTTCGCTGAGACATAACAATTCTATCTTTCGATCGTGCTACTTCCATACCAAGAAAGTATTTGAGGGTTCCTAGatctttgatttcaaattctGAGGCAAGAAGTCTTTTGAGATATGAAATTTTACCGAAGTCATCTCCAGTTAAGATTATGTTATCCACATAAACAATGAGAATTACTAACTTCCCTGCTGAAGAGAACTTGAAAAATAGAGTATGATCAACTTGACTTTGAGTACATCCATGTTTGACAACTAACTTTGCAAATTTGTCAAACCATGCCCGAGGTGACTGTTTCAAGCCATAAAGAGATTTGAGAAGTTTGCACACTACTCGACCACTGGAGTGTTTCTTCATCCTTGGTGGAATTTCCATATGGACTTCTTCGAGTTCCCCATtcaaaaaaacatttttttacaTCCAATCACAATTTACAGTAAGTGATAACAAAACTCTTATTGTATTAAGTTTGACTATAGGAGCAAAGGTCTCCTGATAGTCAACACCATATGATTGAGTGAACCCCTTGGCAACCAATAGAGTCTTGAATCTGTTGATACTCCCATCTGAATTATACTTGACGGTGAAAATCTACTTACAACCAACTGTCTGCTTTCCTTGAGGTAACTCAGTGAGAACCCAAGTATCATTTTTCTTAAAAGCATTCATTTCTTCACCGACTGCAATCTTCCATTTAGGATCATTTAAGGCCTCGTAAATGTCTGTGGGAATCTGAATAAGAACAAAAGAAGAGGAAAAAGCTCGGTACATAGGTCTTAGTTTCTCATAAACAACATACTTTTCTATGGGGTGATTAATACAAGTTCTAACACCCTTCCAATGAGCAATAGGTAGGTTGAGATCATCAATAGTAGGAGAAACTAACTCATGAGTCATAGAATGCTTACCTTAATGATTTTCAAGGTCGAGAGGGCTTTGATGAGTGTTTGAACAGTTCTTGTCTTCCATATTGACCTCTATATTTCTCCTGCTATAAACATAAAGTTCTTTGTTACCTATATCTAATTGTTGTTGAGTTTGAGGTGGTGGTAAGTTTGAAAGAGTGTTTGGATTTTTTGAGGAGGAGGGTGAGGTCGGATTGACTATAGAGAAGGATGGGTTGGATGTGTTTTCTGGACTGAGATTTGGTTTGATAGGAAAAGAAGGTAAGGAAGGACCTATTGACTTATCTGGTTGGATAGGCAAAGAAGGCAAAGACTGAGCACTTTGATGTTCGTGTGCCACAACATTGAGCTGAGGAAATGCAACTTGATGATCCTGAAGAGTTTCCCAAAGCTAATATTCCTGTGAATGCTTCCCTTGAATACCATATTTGGGAAAGAAATATTGATGTTCAAAAAAGGTGACATCCTGATAGGCCATCTATTACGTATGTGTACGCAAGGAGTAGGGGGTCTTAAGGTAGGCTAGCAGTAGCTGATATTGGTTTTGGGGATTGGTTAGGAGTTAGTTATGGGAGGTTTGCTTGGCTGTGCAGCAGGTACACCTTAGTACCAATAGGGATATGAATATAAGGGAGTGTGTAAGTTGTGTTTAGGCAAGAAGGAATTGGTAGGAATTGTGTAAGCTGTATTTATGAAGTTGTTGATTTGGTCTATGACAAATTGAGACCTTACCGTCAACGCTCAACCACCAAACGCCTCAATGAAAAGCTGTCTTCGCGATTCTTTGGCCCTTTTCCTGTGTTGGAATGAATTGGTCCACCAACTTATCGCCTCCAGCTCCCCTGGATGCAATGATACACCTTCTTTTTCACGTTTCATTGCTGAGAGCAGTCCTTGGTCCAAATCAGCAAGCCACGACTTTGCCACCTGGGTTGAGATTGGATATGGAATGGTTGTTGGTGCCAGAAGCTATGTTGGAAGTGAGGCCAGGAACCCATAAAGAACCTCAGGCATTGATTAAGTGGGCAAATTTGCCTAAGTTTGAAGCAACTTGGGAGCAATTTCCAGATttccaccttgaggacaaggtgaaacTATTGGCAGGCGGTATTGATAGGCCACCTATTACGTATGTGTACGCAAGAAGGAGTAGGGGGTCTTAAGGTAGGCTAGCAGCAGTTGATATTGGTTTTGGGGATTGGTTAGGAGTTAGTTATGGGAGGTTAGCTTGGCTGTGCGGTAAGTACATGTTAGTACCAATAGGGATATGAGTATAAGGGAGTGTGTAAGTTGTGTTTAGGCAAGAAAGAATTGGTAGGGTTGTAACCCAAGTGGGAGAGACCAGGCTCTCAAATCCCTGGATTATCAATACAGACTTTGTTTTCTTTTCTACTGCTTTCCCTATTCTCTGTTTTTTGTTTAGAATACTAACTTGGCAGGACAATCCTATCACATCCATAGTGTTATAGACACTTTTTGTAATTGGGGAGTAACATTTGTACCCTTTTTGAGTGTTGGAATACCCAATGAAGAGATACTTGTGAGACTTTGGATCAAGTTTTGTTCTtttgtgatcataaacatggacaAAAGTTGTACATCCGAAGACTTTGAATGGAAGATCTGAGGAGAAGGTTGAGATATGAGGGAATGTTGCAAGTAACATATTTGTTGGGGCTTTGAATTGTAGTACTCAACTAGGCATATGATTGATGAGATAAGTGGCTGTGAGTAAGGCTTCCCCCAAAACTGTCTAGGAACATGATTTGAAAATATGATAGATCTAGAAACTTCAAGAAGATGTCTGTTTTTTTTCTCTCAACCACTCCATTTTGTTGCGAAGTATCAACACATGAACTAATGTGAACAATTCCTTGATTTAACAAGTATGGACCAAGAATGGagttaaaatattcctttccatTATTAGTTTTTAGGATTTGGGTCTTTCGGTTAAATTGATTTTGAATCATGGAATGAAATTTTTTAAAGATAGAagtagttttttatttttctttcataagGAATGTCCATATTGTCCTAGTATGATCATCAATAAAGGATACAATGATAGTCAAGCGACAATAGCATTGATAAGAATCTGGTTCACCATGACAGAACTAAACATGTTGTAATAGGCAAGACACTTCATTTTTGAGAAGGTGAATTCAAAGATCATTGAGCTCAACTACATTCCTACAAAGAAACAGATTATCGACATCTGAGCATAGGCCCACCAAGAACAAGTTTTGAAGAATTCAATTCCAAGCTGGGTTTGTATAACATATACAACTCAGCTTGAGGGGTGTGTGGATATATTATATAGGTATATGTTTTTATCTTATTGTAAATATCTAGAGTATGTTGTATAACTAAGTTTAGGTTGtaatttttttccttatttttagtTGTCTAGTCCTTTGTATGCAGCCTATATATAAGTCATTCTATTAATCAATAAAATCAGATTAGAAGTATTATTCACACAAAAACTACAGGAGGCCATGGTGACAGACTGACAATCATGATAGAAGCATCAAGATTGTTCTAATGATAGAGGCACTTAATGGGGAGGTCatgaatttaattttagagaTTTGTAGTAAAATTGGGATGACTGGACATGGACATAGATATCTTAACATGTAAGCATGAGGGGTCCTGTTATTTTTTGTTATGGCCCAGATTTGGAACACTAGCAATATGGGTGCATCAATCATAAGATAGAATCTCGACCAAATAAAATATGATGTTGCTCCAAATAACTTTTTATCAATTAGGTCAACTGAAGCCGGATATTAATCTTTAAAGGAGGTTCAAAATACTGAATATTAAaagttaatttattttattaatgctTTTTTATGTCCACCAATAACTGGATGAAGTCGAGAGACTTAAAAAGACTATTACACCAAAGAGAGATTAGAAATGGTCCCATTACCATTACCATCACTTTGTGACTGGAGAAAAAGTCATGACTACCAACTGCAATTATGTTCTGTGTTGTAAAAGAGTAATTCTGGTTAATGGAAAACTCTTGGAGTAGAAAGAACTACATGATAAGGCTGGTCAACCACTGATTCAGGACCATAAAGACTTGCTTGCCACTGGAAAAATCAGCTTATTCGATGGCCAAGAATATTAAGTGGTGTAGGCGAGTAGTAGTGACTTATCTTTTTGTTTGAGTACAAAATTCGTTGTTAACATATTTTTGTATAAGAATTGTAGTTGTTTGATGATCAATGAATGTTCTAAATATAACAGGAAGGCATGTAGCAATAGCAATCATTATTATTCGAAACATCAACTGTCACCAAGCATTTTCTGATTATCCTTCAAGGTTGTGCATTTTTTGTTTTAGAAAGTAAAAAGGAGAGAAACAAAAAAGCAAACTTCTACTGTTTTAGAAGTGTTCATAATTGATTTCGTGTTACAATAATGTCTTATGAAATTAgcttatgaattatttttaacttttttcaaaTTTTACCATTTAGCTCTTTTTTCATAATCTTGGTCCCTTGGTGATATGTATTACAACTTAACTTGATTTCTTCCAGGCATGAAAAATACTTGACGCAGTACAGAGCAATTTTTGTTGTTAATTGCAAGGTTGGAAGTGAATCTTTGTTGCATTGTAGCATTTCACAACCGAAAAGGGGCAAGAGACGAAGAGAAACAGATGAGAGTGAAGTAAATCTTGCTGTTGGTGAAACATTCAAGCAAGTTAGTTGCATGGTATGCTCGACAGAGGTTGGGGTAATGGATGAGGAAGAAGTCTATCATTTCTTCAATGTTCTTCCAAGTGAATCTTGACCTGCTCATTTTATTTAAACATACATTGGAGGGAACCTGCAGTTCAGTTTTTTTCTAGTTATTTGAAATATCGTATCATTCAAATCCGATTTGTTCTAATTAATTTTGGGGTATATGATGCTGTTCACGCATGAAAATAGCATGTAGTTTCTTCTGATATGAAGTAAATGGCATATTAAGCTCCTTGTTGTGCAACATATTTCAGTAACTATGATTTTACCATTTTACATCTTCTGTTTGTCTCTCTCATTCTCATTAATCTACAAAACCAATTTCTCTAACAAAATTTTACTGAtgtgtatattattattattattatctgtACTGTGGTCAACAAGTCTCTTCATGTAAACATTTGATTTGATTGACCAAAATAATCTATCTTTGGTATTTATGTTTTGTCTGAATAAGAATAACtttcttgagatttaattttAGCGTAATTTGAGAAAAGCTGTTAGTATTTCAGCTATGCTACTCTTAGTGACTCTTGATATTCTAATTTGAAgatactttttcttttctttgtttcttgCAAATTACTGACTCCAAAAATGATTAAGATTGGCTTCAGGTTGTTGATTTGTGGACAACTTGTGAGTCTCTATATTACCTCATATATACCTTCACTGATTGAAAATGATTCATCTatacgattttttttttttcatttcatcaTATGATTGAACTTTGGCAATACAGTATTTTGCACTTATTATTTTAAAGAGCAGGTGATGTGTAAAAGAAAAATTCTTTGAAATTTTATCAGTTAGTTTTATATACTCTTTATTCACTCAATAAACTCGGAAGTGTTGATAATTTTttagataaataattaataaatggaATATGTACAGGATAACAGAATATATTTTTGTGTTGAGTGtgtttattcttttctttttccctctGAAATTGTCCTTGCATGTTTATGTCTATATAGTCAAGTAAAATTAAAATGACTGGAATAGTAAAATTATATAAAGCGGTGGTGTTTAGTTTGGTGGAATTGAATGGTAATGGTAATGAGAATAGAATATGTACAGgataacaaaatatatttttgtgtTCAGTGtgtttattcttttctttttccctctGAAATTGTTCTTGCATGTTTATGTCTATATAGTCAAGTAAAATTAAAATGACCGGAATAGTAAAATTATATAAAACGGTGGTGTTTGGTTTGGTGAAATAGAATGGTAATAGGAATTGGTAACGATATTTGGTTTGTTGTTTGAATGAACATTGGAATTAAGAATGTTTTGTTTGGTTTGATGTGGGAATGAAATAGAATAAATTGTATATTGACAAAAATGTCCatgcttcaattttttttttgtttattctttttaaaatattcaaaatttaagtaaattaaaaagTTACGTATGATTTAAATTCAttacaaaataatattaattgttgtccgtgttttcaccactGGACACGTGACAGTCATTAGATGAGTAATTAATTTCTTCGAGTGCTAATGAGGTTTCGTAGAGCTCCTCGGAGTATAAAACTCCTCTTGGTACTATGATTCGGTCAtacgtggatgtctccaagtaagGCCACGCCCTGAGGTGCCAATATCTCTAAGCGAGGCCATGTCTCGTGGTCTGTTTCCAAGGCATGGATGTCTctaagtgttggggttttatgccctaattaaaactcaaattctttgtaatctcattttattatcaataaaagaatagaaatcattttttgacttggtcaatcactttgctcacatgttttattttcatgattatttgtttaatataaacttctatcaaatcccgagcatatagctaatcttatttatagtgacgtaatcacagtggaatataaatatgattatatgttcaaaataagttagtcctaagattagtcagtgcaccggatttacactgacttgccaatctacgatatgatctacttacacattacagtgttatgttctttccagaaccttagcaaagtagataaaatcggatgtatttgttacatcggacaggaccgatattgacagttgataagataagtaaacataccgttattatctattctagtcatatcatatagttgaccataggtcaattcaatctcaattctgagtggttagtattctaactgattgtattatttgagttctttgacttgttcgttaccagctttccctacgaactagcccatacttacatcttgggaactcggtagtataattgagtgggagtgttaatcatagatatgaacatctatagcttctgatgaagaagtgaaacgatggtttccttttagtttggttcaagatgttaaatgatagagatctcatttcagtaattaaattagtttattgaaatatcatttacaaggaactaagtgttttaaggataaaatacaatgaggggtaaaacggtattttagtcctatctcattgtagaccgtctatagaggattgagtgacaattatggttgtaacaatggataattaatagcgtatctatatttgttatagagcgttctatgaattcaagagtgcaattccaagactatagtggagtcacgaggaattaataagttagtaaatttatttgttaaatttatgataacttattggagctttatttcataggcccatggtccccattgtaccttggataaaatcatctagatagtctcaattaattgatttaatcatcaattagaattatcaaagttgaccaggtcaattttggatagtttcacagagttgtgtaattttgagaagaaaagagaaattatggcagatttattaattaagataaattggtatctaaattaataaataaatttaaatcaaggttcaaattataaataattaatttgataaaggatttaaacaattatttaattaattaaatcaatagaaaataatacaggccttgattttaagtccaatgggcttataatcaaatgagaaatttcacgggcctatagcccatgatattttcgacctagggcttcaaaatggctgttattttattgatttttttaattaaattaaatggcctaattgagtctataaaacgAGTGCTTAGAGAcggcagataagtcacaagtcagattttctgatagttttatattctctctaaacacaagtccttttctaagcctctttgtattttctcttcttctctctatatctttctcatgtgttgagaattgcccacactagtctaggtggttctaaggatacattggaagatcgtgaagaaaatagaagatcggttcagtttcttggtaatactctgcgacagagaggatacaagagttagagaaactgaaggaaggactctttaattccgctgcgtatactgtaagtattctattatttgtttctcgttgaattcaattttaggaacatgttttaggctatctcgtattaatttgtttaatattagatatacatgaaaataaataaagatcctgtataagtttttccaacactaAGGCCACGCCCCAAGGACCATTCAGGTGGTCCTCTTGCTTTCTTCATTAACCAATCCTTCAGATCTAGGATTTTGTCCTTGGGACATGGAGTGACTATCAGGTGTCAATCACTATAGCCGTGGCCCCCCAGAAGATCGTTTGTCAACTTTTAGTGAGCCTCGAGTACTagtgtcgagttcgtacactcgacaatcgacatttcccatAACGCCACCTGACATGGGCAAACGTGCAGTCATATTCTTACACTATCAGATATATGCTCCCTAAAAGGTTGGTGGGCAACTTTCTACAAATGGGTCCCGTGTAATTTGCCTGAAGGCGTGGTTTTTATTAAGCGCATCGCAATGTAATTAATTAGCATTTTCCCCCCAAATAATTAGGGAATGTTgtattaattatcaattaaagACATTAATGACCCAaacccctataaatagggtcGGGGTATCTCCTTGAAAATGGTTCAGAACGTTGGCtagt
It encodes the following:
- the LOC133818860 gene encoding uncharacterized protein LOC133818860; translation: MSDTGERQKYVESGKREITMDSPSNSQKTVSDDDEIDYSVKPELYDPELDDKDELWIQKKRKGRHSDAVLSCPACFTTLSLDCQRHEKYLTQYRAIFVVNCKVGSESLLHCSISQPKRGKRRRETDESEVNLAVGETFKQVSCMVCSTEVGVMDEEEVYHFFNVLPSES